A genomic region of Cannabis sativa cultivar Pink pepper isolate KNU-18-1 chromosome 1, ASM2916894v1, whole genome shotgun sequence contains the following coding sequences:
- the LOC115704690 gene encoding transcription factor MYB1, with translation MGRSPCCSKEGLNRGAWTAMEDRILSEYIKVHGEGKWRSLPKRAGLKRCGKSCRLRWLNYLRPDIKRGNISPDEEELIIRLHNLLGNRWSLIAGRLPGRTDNEIKNYWNTNIGKKVQVAADHHNNFLTKSNNNTTSRKASSNIRCSSSSTTTGRSLQQQQLLVSTKLKTTSTTTSAAADHDHDHDQLQPSNKTNNNNNQGNSNVVRTVATRCTKVVLLSQTEAQNKVLPPEHHHHHQDYCSNSDPTVDDCWLPSVVDYDEQLVNGCDQTTGLDSSSVVPGYSHLISMINEDDDNNNNNNNIEFEKSNDPGDYLSEFLDVDFGFINNDDVGSQVISSSNRKGGACSSDQSYTDHNNSETFFFSQDMMFGVDLDSASASLQLTDPVDMDWLHD, from the exons ATGGGGAGGAGTCCTTGTTGTTCTAAAGAAGGCTTAAATAGAGGAGCATGGACTGCTATGGAAGATAGAATACTGAGTGAGTATATTAAAGTTCACGGTGAAGGAAAATGGAGAAGCCTTCCTAAAAGAGCag GGCTAAAGAGATGTGGGAAGAGTTGCCGGCTGAGATGGCTCAACTATCTGAGACCTGATATCAAAAGAGGAAACATTTCTCCGGACGAAGAGGAGCTAATTATCAGGCTTCACAACCTCTTAGGCAACAG ATGGTCTTTGATAGCTGGGCGGCTTCCAGGCCGAACAGACAATGAAATCAAGAACTATTGGAACACAAATATTGGGAAGAAAGTTCAAGTTGCAGCTGATCATCACAACAACTTTCTTACAAAGTCCAATAATAATACGACAAGTCGTAAAGCATCATCCAATATTCGTTGTAGTAGCAGTAGTACTACTACTGGTAGATCATTACAACAGCAGCAGTTATTAGTGTCAACAAAGCTGAAAACTACTAGTACTACTACTAGTGCTGCTGCAgatcatgatcatgatcatgatcAATTGCAGCCATCTAATaagacaaataataataataatcaaggtAATTCAAATGTAGTTCGAACCGTAGCCACAAGGTGCACCAAAGTTGTACTCCTTTCCCAAACAGAAGCACAAAACAAAGTACTACCACCcgaacatcatcatcatcatcaggacTACTGTAGTAATTCAGATCCTACGGTTGACGATTGCTGGTTGCCCTCAGTGGTTGATTACGATGAACAATTAGTCAACGGCTGTGATCAAACCACGGGGCTCGATTCCTCCTCTGTAGTTCCTGGTTACTCCCACCTCATCAGTATGATTAATGAGgatgatgataataataataataataataatattgagtTTGAGAAATCCAATGATCCTGGAGATTACTTGTCGGAATTCCTTGACGTTGACTTTGGATTTATTAATAATGATGACGTGGGTAGTCAGGTAATCAGTTCGTCCAATCGAAAAGGAGGCGCGTGTAGCTCGGATCAATCTTATACTGATCATAATAATAGTGAAACTTTCTTCTTCTCTCAAGATATGATGTTTGGCGTGGATTTAGATTCGGCTTCAGCCTCTCTCCAGCTCACTGACCCAGTTGACATGGATTGGCTTCACGACTAG
- the LOC115706684 gene encoding transcription factor WER produces the protein MNLVQEKVNMGSSSQSISKPIEEENNFNFKFNRGAWTAEEDQKLAEVISHHGAQKWKTVAAIAGLNRCGKSCRMRWLNYLRPNIKRGNITDQEEDLILRLHKLLGNRWSLIAGRLPGRTDNEIKNYWNSHLCKKMSQKEKKKKKKQMETTTTPNNNTTRPKVMTKYDDEKVHTQLLVKENRTSSSDQVIISDKDHNSNMATTSTHFDVDDFFDFSNEGSLNLEWMNMFNLQANV, from the exons atgaatttagtCCAAGAGAAAGTGAATATGGGTTCTAGTTCCCAGTCGATTTCGAAgccaattgaagaagaaaacaatTTCAATTTCAAATTCAACAGGGGAGCATGGACCGCAGAGGAAGATCAAAAACTTGCTGAGGTAATTTCACATCATGGTGCACAAAAGTGGAAGACTGTTGCAGCCATAGcag GCCTCAATCGATGTGGTAAGAGTTGCAGGATGAGATGGTTGAATTATCTCAGGCCCAACATTAAGAGAGGAAATATAACTGATCAAGAAGAGGATTTAATCCTTAGGCTGCACAAACTTTTAGGCAACAG gTGGTCGTTAATAGCGGGACGATTGCCTGGTCGAACAGATAATGAGATCAAGAATTACTGGAATTCTCATTTGTGCAAGAAAATGAGccagaaagagaagaagaagaagaagaaacaaatggAGACTACTACTACTCCAAATAATAATACTACAAGACCAAAAGTGATGACCAAGTATGATGATGAGAAGGTTCATACACAATTATTAGTCAAAGAAAACAGAACATCATCGTCCGACCAAGTTATAATTAGCGATAAAGATCATAATTCAAACATGGCTACTACTAGTACCCATTTTGATGTTGATGATTTCTTTGACTTTTCAAATGAAGGGTCTCTCAATTTGGAGTGGATGAACATGTTTAATCTTCAGGCCAatgtttaa